The DNA region AATGGGGAAGTGCAGATTACATATATTTCGCCTGGAATTTCGTTCGATACATTGCGGGAGGAAATGCGTACGATATGTGGATTCGATGCATCAGGTCAAGATCAATTTACGATAAAATGGGTTGACGATGAGGGGGATCCATGTAGGATTGCTTCTCAGGAAGGAGTGGATGAAGCGTTGCGTTTTTACGAACTAGAGAAGTACCCTGAGATAACCATATATGCATATCCTGTTTATTCCCTACCGTAATGGCTACAAATATGGCGCCGAACGAGCAGGCCTCGGACCACGACCTATCCCAACCTGATGACCTGTCATCATCCACGTTCCAGCTGTCCGAAGTCGATCTCGACTTAGGCAATTACGAACGTTTCTTGGACATAACGTTACACAGGGATAACAATATCACCACGGGGAAAATATACCAAGAGGTGATATCAAAGGAAAGGCAGGGTGGATACTTGGGAGAAACGGTACAaggtatagacaaaatagaacTGGTTGTAATCTTTTGTTGTAGAGCGTACATCGGTAAAGTAACAGTTATTTAAATTTGTGTTTAGTGGTACCTCATATAACAAATGCCATCCAAGACTGGGTTGAAAGAGTGGCAAATCAACCCGTAACGGAAGATGGTGGTCAACCCGAAGTAATATATCTACATACTGCTTATTGTAAAACACCATACTTCTAATTCTTTCTAATATAGATTAATATCTTGATTGTTGCAGGTTTGTATTATCGAGCTTGGAGGCACAATAGGAGATATCGAAGGAATGCCCTTTGTCGAAGCTTTCAGATGGTTTCAATCTAAAGTGAAAAAGGAGAATTTTTGTTGTGCTCATGTGTCTTTGGTACCACAAGTACGTAGCtatatttctttaaataatCCTTATTCATTGTTTAGATCTTGACCTTGAACTTGAGCCAACTGCTAACATAAGCTAGTTTATTCTTAGATCATAGAATCATGtgcagtgagagacgaacatatTTCTACAGTAACCATAGTTCAGGCCTGGGCGCGGTTGGCTCGGGGAACACATGTTGCAGCTTCTCTTCTTCGTTTGGTCGGCAAGTCAGTCCCCACCACGGCCACTCCGACTCTtcccttagccttagccttagTCCTAGCACGAGCACCCCCACGATGCTGCACCGGCAGGTTACTCACCACTACTATGTAAACATGTACACGCACATAAGACCCTTGCCCGAAGCTGTGGAACTAGCGGCATTTACCAATTCCTTTAATTTCGTGGGGGTGCTCGtgctaaggctaaggctaaggctaagggaAGAGTCGGAGTGACCGTGGTGGGGACTGACTTGCCGACCAAACGAAGAGGAGAAGCTGCAACATGTGTTCCCCGAGCCAACCGCGCCCAGGCCTGCGTTaaggtactaaactttataccgtagctacctgcaaccgaacatactccttggtttcaaatccttgctttagtttattaaaagggagtagactcgttttcaggattgcaacggTGCGGGATTtgcctcttattctcatctctcgataataatacaaacacggggtttttcactagtcaaaaacgctagataaaagatcgatctaggacactatctgcctcaaaagttctattttttcgtttacgaggcgtaattggcattattcggaagcatacaagctactttcatagctacatgctgccgaattatggtgacgactaatgcaaatttcgcctcgtaaacggaaaataggacttttgaggcagatagtgtcctagatcgatctttcatctagcgtttttgactattcagaaaccccgtgtttgtattattatcgagagatgagaagaggcgaatcccgcacccttgcaatcctggaaaaaggagatactggaactgcaattactcgaattaatattcggacgttctaaaaagacgagaactttttcaatattgtactaaacgatttgaacttttttggggagctagagcaattagtttactacaggatgtgaaaagaaattttttcaaaaattgcaattgatcggaattgtatgaaaaaatactaagagttgcattttacaacttttttatgtgggcccatattgaaaaattgaaaaatacgctttgtagatctgtgtcgactaaacatattttgaaaatttcgtccaaATCAgtagacgttgcaatgagctacaaacgtttaaagatggtaaaaatcgcagattttcagcctacatcgaagaatttttacatctttcaaggcctgtcgtttttttccgcatcaaccgatttcgatgaaactttcacagtgcacatttatttacgcaggcctacaaaaatcgatttcttgaaaaaaccagaggtcgtagataaattttgagaccagatttgaaatcagcgtgaaaaaatatacgggaaatgatatatagcaaaaatttaaaaatattttttccgcccgtggtaacggagaaaccacattttcttgaaattgtgaaagtttaacgaattttctcaaggttaaaaaccgttcgtaccgtaatctccctatttttctcatattctgcaaagtttcagctttaatttttaaataaaatcatcgctctacctcatttctatcgaaagttatttctttttgaatcgagttaggtcacttGTCCCCACTGTGCGcagattccgactttccgactcttGCTTCCGAaatttcggtaacgtgaaaatcgaaggaacgcgtcggcgtcgatcagtcgaacaggtagtcacacggacagagtagaggtgcgcttgtgtgtagcgcgcgtgcaatcgaacaggcactcacacgggcagagtagaagtacgttcgtgtgtagcgctaCGCACCAGAAACAACGTGGCGTGGACGGCACGTCCACGGTACGTCCACGGTTCGTCAgagtgggggggggggcgagccGCCGGAGGGGAAAGGTCTCGCATCCACGATTCTGGCACCACTGGCATGAATCCTTGCGGCCAGAGTGAGCGTAGTGGGGGTAGCTACCCTTGAGGCTATATAATGAGGCCCATCAGGGCTGATTGGTTCATTTGCGGTACGAAATTTGTGGAACGTTGATCTGCGGCTCTGTTGATTTTCAGTTTATATAAATAGTTTAAGAAATAGAACTCGAAGTTGTGACAATTATCCCGTTGTTGTATTGTGTCGTCTTCGGATTTTTACGGAACGTGTGCGACCCGTACAGAGTAGACGCGCTTTTGCTTTCGATAATTTCTTCCGTACCGAAGTACCGAAACCCGATTaagtttcgcgtcgcgggtggctttccGGACGAACAGAAGCGTGCGAGTGAGGCGTCAAGGGCCAATATCGAACCCGCAGCCAGAATATCGTCGACGGTAAGTCGACTTTGTGATCtttcgattcgttaatcgtggtggctcgtagTATtggcgcgaggacgacacgtgttcgtctcgtcctcggagatttcgttagagccgaggcgcagggcgcctcgagccttctcGCTCGCGTTctcctcaaggacgctgtgagcattCGCGAAGATAGTTCCCTTAATCTCGaagatcggaagtcttcctcaggAGTCGTGTCGGATTCGTATAGTCTTCCGTTCGAAAGTCGGTTGCGTTAGAAGCGATTCGGTAGAGCGGCGGTCatttaaggtgagcgcatactagatggtcgcgggaaggccgcgggaaggccaaagccgccgatggacgtccacgcgggaagaaatctctagcgggccgacggctccacagcagggagcagggctccctgaaagaaaggtccctttccctaaaagaggtggggagccgacggagacctttttttctgccacgcacagcaggtagccctgctcccttgccgcatggacgtccatcggcggctttgggcgtccatcggcggctttggccttcccgcggccttcccgcgaccatctagtatgcgctcacctttatcGTATTCTCGCGTAGGTCTACGTGTTGTATCGAGATCGTACGGCCGCGGATTTGTAACCCGATTCGATCCGTTGTCTCTAGCTGAAGCGTCGGCGAACTTGCTCGCGACCCCGCGGCGGTCTACGTGTCTCGTATCACGCGTACAGCCGCGGATTGTTCATCTCACGTAGCCAATTTCGTTTTGTATCCGGCTCTCGCGACAGTCTTCGaaattgcgccgttcatccgcgtctcgcggaatcttgtatcgacgagaATCGTATATAGTACCGTACTTCCGCGATAAAATCAagatcgactaacgcgctcagcgaacgactATCTCTCGCAAAAGTGtataaggagcgcgggctcccggttcgcggcctcgtggccgctcgcctatatattttatttgacgacCATTAAATGAATGGAGCCTATTTCGCCTAGTTGATTCTTGACCTGcaagatccgtcctgccgtgagggctgtctcCGTAACCTcctgtgttcgaaccatctggccgttcgcgtcattgttTCACGCCACGTTTCGTGGAGACTCGACTCTCGGGCTCGGCTTCACCGAGCACGAGGACAttatcgtgtttcgcgtggtattttctaatacctggcgcccgaactggtATCGCGTTGTCCATTCGAGCCTCCTTCGAATATCGCCTtcgcaccgagaggaccgtgtccgcacggcccgGCCTCAgcgcctataaaatctcggggttgaccgtttctcGTCGGCCATGAAACCATACGgaaaagggacaacgtcgcaacATATACTTCACAATAaatgttctgagaaagaaattataatttataattgtacgATATATCGATCTGTTTATTAGTTAACGATGGCGCGGGTGCTCGTAGGAGTGAAGAGAGTTATCGATTATGCAGTTAAGGTAcgttttaataatatgtttatagcTATAGAAAATTTATGTGCGATGTCGATTACTTGATTTGATCATGAAAATTGATGTacattttaacacgttcgtgaaattattaaataatcgaTGCCGTAACAAATGCCGTAGATTGTTAACAATGTTTCacattaattaataattgtattGTTTTCCGTTTAATTCTTTCTTGTTTTCAATTACAGATTCGTGTGAAATCGGATAAAACAGGTGTCGTAACAGATGGGGTGAAACATTCTATGAATCCTTTCGACGAAATCGCAATCGAAGAAGCTGTACGAATGAAAGAGAAGAAATTAGTCGAAGAAATAATTGCAGTTTCGTGTGGACTGCCGCAGTCTC from Lasioglossum baleicum chromosome 11, iyLasBale1, whole genome shotgun sequence includes:
- the LOC143213477 gene encoding electron transfer flavoprotein subunit beta-like isoform X1 produces the protein MATNMAPNEQASDHDLSQPDDLSSSTFQLSEVDLDLGNYERFLDITLHRDNNITTGKIYQEVISKERQGGYLGETVQVVPHITNAIQDWVERVANQPVTEDGGQPEVCIIELGGTIGDIEGMPFVEAFRWFQSKVKKENFCCAHVSLVPQLTMARVLVGVKRVIDYAVKIRVKSDKTGVVTDGVKHSMNPFDEIAIEEAVRMKEKKLVEEIIAVSCGLPQSQDTLRTALAMGADRGIHVEVSGPEYVTLQPFHISKMLAKLAQDEKADLVIVGKQAIDDDCNQTAQMIGGILDWPTGTFCCKIENNNGELTVVREVDGGLETIQMKTPAVLSADLRLNEPRYATLPNIMKAKKKPVKKMTPKDLGVDTTARIDILSVEEPPVRQAGAILPDVNNLIAKLKERGHVL